CATGTTGTGCCAGGTCGGCTCCATCACCTCAAACATCATGTAGTACTGGATGTTCTGTACAAAGTTGAGCATTCGCTGCCGGAGGGCGAACGCAGCAGCAAACCTGGAACAGGAGGTTTAAACATTCAACTCTACGTTAGAGCTGGGTGTGTGAGGAAGACAGGATCATCATAACAACCAACCATGTTATCCTACAGCCTTTTCTACGTCAGCTCACCATTTGGCAGAGTGCAGAGAGTTCTGCCTGAAGTCCTTATTGCTGATCCACACATTACACAGCAGCCTCTCCACGTGTTTACAGTAAAACATGTGTCGGAACAACATTTGGTACCTCGTCAGAGCTTTCCTGGAAAACCAACACAAATGCAACAGTTactcagctttattttaaatgtgtaaagaATGGCGACATTTcacgtttgtttgtgtgatctTAATTTTCCTCTTATCAGGGTTGGATTCTTAAGTTTTGGCAGAGACACATTATTgtgtggatatatatatatatatatatatatatatatatatatatatgtgattTATAAAAAACTGGCTGTTTTGCCCACCCCAAACTGAGAGCTCAGGGCTTCTTGTCTCTGCAGCGTGGAAGCCGCATCTAGGTGAATATCAGCAGTGGGGGGTGAATGCAGACACCTCCATAAGGTGTTAGACACCGCATGCCTTGATCTGAAATTGGTCAGATAAGCAGCCAATAATAGCTCCGTACTTGCCATCATACTGAGTTATCAGAGATTTGTTGGTGACTTCAATGCTCAGATTAGTTTAAGTAGCAGCAGAAATAGGAGTAAGGAGTaacagagtgaaaagaaaaatagaagagGAAGTAGAGAGTAACTAGTAGATttccacagagagaaaacaaagaatagGGGAACACCAATTCTGAGCTGAGTTTCACCTTTTGTGTTGTCATCCATCTTTCTCTATCATTTCTGACTGCTGCCATCTTCTCGTCACTGTAtctgttcctgctgctgaaattTTCCCAGTAAAATGACATGTTTTACTCTGCTGCTGACTCAGAGACTTTCAAAAAGCTAAGCAGATGTGCCTCTGAGATCACTCCCCCTATCACACGTATCCTGAGCCTCAGCGATTACAACTCTGACTACGATGTGTATGAATGATTCTGTTTGAGGTGGCGAACCTGTTGATGATGAGCGAGAGCGGCCACTTGACAATATAGTCGAAGGAGAAGGCCTCCAACCCGCTGAGCGCCACGTCTGTGGAGTCTGCGTTGATGATGGCCTTTTCTTGTTTGGTCTCGATGGCCAACACGCGCAGCAGCTGAGTGATGACATCATGAGGCATTAAATCAATCTGTGGAGAGAGCACAGGAAGTTCAAACATTAATCAGTGTGAAATAATATGAGTAAACATGAAACAAGTCTGAGTCCAGGAAGACTACAGGACTGCACAATACTGGAGGTGGCAGATCAGTGAAGGAAATCTTGGAATTTAACAGTGATATCACATACATCAGTGGCGTTCAGCGTTTTTTGGATGAGACTCCTTCAAACCAAATTCTTTGACCACATCAAATGAGTTTTCTTCAATTTGTTTCAGTATTTTTCAGAGGAAATCAAATAATCCAGTTCCTCATATTTAGATATAGAGTGTAGATCTCTGCCCACCTTGAGGTCATCTTTGAAGGGGTCTGTGTTGGCTGTGCTCATCCTCAGAGCCAGCTCCAGGAGAGCTTCGAGTCTGGGAGGGACGATGTCGTCCACCGgcttcttcagctcctcctccgtCAGATCCATGAAGTGCACGAAGAAGTCGCCTTTGTCCATCAAGAAGTAGTGCTTGATGGATCTATAAAAAAAAGGTGGTTGATGGGAATGCATGCAGATACTTCTTCCCCGTCTCTccattaaaaagcaaaacagagcaTCAACTGTTCACCTGAGGCGTGAAAccagctccttctcctccatgaGGAAGTCCAGCAGGACTTTGCTGGCGTAGTTGTAAGCCTTTTCGATCTGCTCCACATAGGCCCTCTCCTTCAGGGTGTAGAGGACCTCCTTAGCATCAGGACAAGTCACATCTCGGCCGCACTCCCGCACCACATTGAGGTATTTTCCTGAGACATTATCAGGAAAGTGATGAATGAGTTTAAGAAGATCCTGGAGTGTTGCAtgtgttttgtccttttgtttacCTGTGCTTAATATTTTGTCTGCCATTTTCTGCAGAAAGGAGGGAATGCGATGCTGCACGATGGTGTATCTCTGATCCCAGTACTTGTCGTTGTAATCCTCCTGTATCTTCTCCTTCTGCAGCTCATGCTCCTCCACCATGAACTCACTGTCAGCACAAATATCACACAGATATTAGATTAAACCCAAACACGAAGCAGAGGCTGAGCTGCATCAGTCCGAACCTGTATGGATCTTTGATGATGCCTCTGTAGATCCACTTCTCCAGAATTTCAAAGTAAGGAACGCTGGCAGCTTTGGTGAGGTAGAGACACAGCTCCTGAGCCTGGCTGTCGCCGGTATAGTTGAAGGTTCGGTCGTGGAGGAGGCTCAGCGTTGACCCACCCATACACTCTCCCTTGTCTACAGAGGACGCTGCAGGAAAAGGGTTTTTTCGTTTAAAGACatgtaatgcatttttaaaactttcccAACCAGCtcatccttcctcttctctctgtcctgttCACTGTCTTCCAACAATTTGTTGTATCAAATAATGAAATGGTCAGAAAAACCACCTACatgtttttccccccacattaaatattaatgttataTTCTAAAATTAAGAGAGGTTCAACAGTTATGGAGCTTACTGTCCTTGAAGCTGGCTCAGAGCGCCCTCTGATGGCTTCACTGAGCATTGAGGTGTAGTCCATCTAATAAAGAACTTCCTAAAAAAATGATGTAGTCTTGGAGGAGTTGGTCCAAGGAAAGCTGGAAATTATGGTTTTGCCTCACTCCGTTCGTCTGAATTGGATCTGCTCACCTTGAAGTGTTAGTGAACCTGCTGTCGTCGTGGCAGTTTTTAAGTTAAGCTTTGCATTTTGACACGACAACTGCCTTTACTGCCTTTACTTACCGATGGACGCCAGTATCTCCATGGTCCTCATGGTAGGCTGGATGTAGAACCAGAGCTTCTGCAGGGACAGCAGGCCCTGCCGCTGCAGGTGCTCCAGCTGAGTGACCAGGATCAGGTACTCCTTCATCAGGGTCCTCATGGCCGCCGTCAGAGCGTGGTTCACCTGGCCGTACTCAAAGGACGACTTCTCCTCGATGAAACTGACAAACAACAAATGGCACCATTTGACAAATCTCGTCTCCTATTTGTTCTGTGACATATCAGTGAAGCATGTTGTCACACTCACCGTGTTATGGTGGAGTAATATGATGCCACTGGTAATATTCTGTTCACCAGTTCTTTGATTGACATGTCCAATGTGGCGTCAACGATGAAGGAGCGGTTCTGCCTCCCAAGCACAGGCTGAGCTGTGATGTCTCGCCCATCAACTCCAATCAGGACAAAGAGCAGATCCTCCACCAGAGCTTGTTCCTGAGTGGCCATGGGCAACGTACCTGAAGacaggtgacagcagcagacaggacGTGTACTGAGCCGGCATCTGACTGCGTGCAGCAGAGGTGAGCCTGAAAGTCTGATCCGACTTACCAATGGCCACAGGTGGATCTCCTGCAGGGGTGGGGCTCGTGATGAAGTCTCCGAGGAGCGCAGGACGGTCGTACACCCAGTTAGGAAACACCGGGTTGGGCTGGGTGGGGTTCTTCTTGTTGTGCTTGTCCCTCAGCATCTTCCGTGTGACTTCAGCCGgctgaggagagacagagagggataaTGTTGCTTTGTAACTTCAAGAAGTGTGACTAACTGTTTGTCAAGTTCAGAGCTTTatgtgaagaaaatgtgaattatgACTTTGAGTTGTTTTGATCATCTTGAAGACTTTAACTCCAGGAAGAGGAAAGCCAACTCTGCACAGTAAACAATAGAAAGCATGTGTCCTGATAGGATAGAATTATGAAGGTAATCAGAGACGATGTAGAAATAAGAAACGCTGATCTTCTTTGCTGCTCACCAGAGGAGCGTTGGAGCTGGCTGTCACGTTGCCCAGCTTCTTCCGCAGCTCATCCAGCTCCTGCATGGACATCTTGGTGCTGGTCTGAGGCAGAGTATAGCTGGTGGTTGTGGTTGAACTCGTGTTTGCAGACGACTCGGACCTCTCTTTGGCattctgctgcaggaaatggAGCATCTGAGAAGAGGACACAACAAAGACATGATTTAAGATGGTGTAATGACTGTTGATCAGTTCATCATTTAAATGTCTAAAGAAATGATAAAAGCAAATTCAGGACTTGGTTTTCTGGGGCCTGCTGAACATCTGCTAAAGTTGCCTTGAGTTTGTTTAGGATTCATTACCTCTTTATCCTCACAGAGTTTGGACAGCAGATAGACCAGCGGGTCCAAGTTGCGAACATTTTTGGACTTGAGCTCCTCGTACTTCCTCAGGAAGTCCTCAGGGGTTTTAGAGAACTCTGCTAGTTTGacctgacagagagaaagaaagacagctgGTATGAAgagtgagaaacagagaaagtttAGCAGAATGATTTTCACAGTAATATACAGCTGTCTGGTTTAATCTCTGTGGCTTTCCTCTGCTTGCATCGAAGCATGACA
Above is a genomic segment from Echeneis naucrates chromosome 19, fEcheNa1.1, whole genome shotgun sequence containing:
- the tubgcp2 gene encoding gamma-tubulin complex component 2, which translates into the protein MSEFRIHHDVNELLSLLHVRGGDGAEGYIDLLQKHRTPYVTTTVSAHSAKVKLAEFSKTPEDFLRKYEELKSKNVRNLDPLVYLLSKLCEDKEMLHFLQQNAKERSESSANTSSTTTTSYTLPQTSTKMSMQELDELRKKLGNVTASSNAPLPAEVTRKMLRDKHNKKNPTQPNPVFPNWVYDRPALLGDFITSPTPAGDPPVAIGTLPMATQEQALVEDLLFVLIGVDGRDITAQPVLGRQNRSFIVDATLDMSIKELVNRILPVASYYSTITRFIEEKSSFEYGQVNHALTAAMRTLMKEYLILVTQLEHLQRQGLLSLQKLWFYIQPTMRTMEILASIASSVDKGECMGGSTLSLLHDRTFNYTGDSQAQELCLYLTKAASVPYFEILEKWIYRGIIKDPYSEFMVEEHELQKEKIQEDYNDKYWDQRYTIVQHRIPSFLQKMADKILSTGKYLNVVRECGRDVTCPDAKEVLYTLKERAYVEQIEKAYNYASKVLLDFLMEEKELVSRLRSIKHYFLMDKGDFFVHFMDLTEEELKKPVDDIVPPRLEALLELALRMSTANTDPFKDDLKIDLMPHDVITQLLRVLAIETKQEKAIINADSTDVALSGLEAFSFDYIVKWPLSLIINRKALTRYQMLFRHMFYCKHVERLLCNVWISNKDFRQNSLHSAKWFAAAFALRQRMLNFVQNIQYYMMFEVMEPTWHNMENNLKTASNIDDVLCHHTSFLDNCLKDCMLTNPELLRIFSKLMSVCVMFTNCMQRFTQSMRLERLSLEQGTVDGPPTQSEHTEEAEKKRPTTKFLVEHVDAVQSDAGFEAAISKFDNNFSMLLLDLLDKLSIYSTNDCEHSMISIIYRLDFNGFYTERLERMAIERSQKAAA